In one window of Canis aureus isolate CA01 chromosome 36, VMU_Caureus_v.1.0, whole genome shotgun sequence DNA:
- the CMKLR2 gene encoding chemerin-like receptor 2, which produces MEDLEERLFEEFENYSYTLEYYSSESDLEEKGHVGAVHWVSLVLYCLAFILGIPGNAIVIWFTGFKWKKTVTTLWFLNLAIADFIFLLFLPLYISYVAMNFHWPFGIWLCKANSFIAQLNMFASVFFLTVISLDRYIHLIHPVVSHRHRTLKNSLIVIIFIWFLASLMGGPALYFRDTLEFDNHTLCYNNFHEHDPDLTLMRHHVLTWVKFIVGYLFPLLAMSICYLCLIFKVRKRSILVSSKHFWTILAVVMAFLICWTPYHLFNIWELTIHHNSHFHQVLQAGIPLSTGLAFLNSCLNPILYVLISKKFQTRFRASVAEILKHTLWEVSCSGTVSEQLRNSETKNLCLLETAQ; this is translated from the coding sequence ATGGAAGATCTAGAGGAAAGATTATTTGAAGAGTTCGAGAACTATTCCTATACTCTGGAATATTACTCCTCGGAGTCTGATTTGGAGGAGAAAGGCCACGTGGGAGCAGTTCATTGGGTCTCCCTGGTGTTATACTGTTTAGCATTTATTCTGGGCATTCCAGGAAATGCCATTGTCATTTGGTTCACGGGGTTCAAGTGGAAGAAGACGGTCACCACTCTCTGGTTCCTCAATCTGGCTATtgcagatttcatttttcttctcttcctaccTCTGTACATCTCCTATGTGGCCATGAATTTCCACTGGCCCTTTGGCATCTGGCTGTGCAAGGCCAATTCCTTTATTGCCCAGTTGAACATGTTTGCTAGTGTGTTTTTCCTTACAGTGATCAGCCTGGACCGCTATATCCACTTGATCCATCCTGTCGTATCTCATCGACACCGAACCCTGAAGAACTCCCTGATTGTTATTATATTCATTTGGTTTTTGGCCTCTCTAATGGGTGGTCCTGCGCTATACTTCCGGGACACTCTGGAGTTCGATAACCACACTCTTTGTTATAACAATTTCCATGAGCATGATCCTGACCTTACCTTGATGAGGCACCATGTTCTGACCTGGGTGAAATTTATTGTTGGGTACCTCTTCCCCTTGCTAGCAATGAGCATTTGCTACTTGTGTCTCATCTTCAAGGTGAGGAAGCGAAGCATCCTGGTCTCCAGTAAGCATTTCTGGACCATCCTAGCTGTGGTCATGGCCTTTTTGATTTGCTGGACTCCTTATCACCTGTTTAACATTTGGGAGCTCACAATCCACCACAATAGCCATTTCCACCAGGTGCTTCAGGCCGGCATCCCCCTCTCCACTGGCTTGGCATTCCTTAATAGTTGTTTGAACCCCATTCTTTATGTCCTAATTAGTAAGAAGTTCCAAACTCGCTTCCGGGCCTCAGTTGCTGAAATACTAAAGCACACACTGTGGGAGGTCAGCTGTTCTGGCACAGTGAGTGAACAGCTCAGGAACTCTGAGACCAAGAACCTGTGTCTCCTGGAAACAGCTCAGTGA